One Campylobacter sp. RM16192 genomic region harbors:
- a CDS encoding acyl-CoA thioesterase translates to MLSSMGEPRIKLVALPKDTNSAGNIFGGWIMSQIDLAGATAAREVAPERVVTISMQEVIFKEPVFIGDVVSCYAKILAVGKTSIKTQIEVTALRLNKDGFRECIHVTSAIATYVSVTKDGHKKPIDEELKRLHGF, encoded by the coding sequence ATGTTAAGTTCAATGGGTGAGCCGCGTATTAAGCTGGTTGCGCTGCCGAAGGATACAAACTCTGCGGGCAATATATTTGGCGGTTGGATAATGAGCCAGATCGACCTTGCGGGAGCGACCGCCGCGCGTGAAGTAGCGCCTGAAAGGGTTGTGACGATATCTATGCAAGAGGTTATCTTTAAAGAGCCTGTCTTTATCGGAGATGTGGTTAGCTGCTATGCAAAAATTCTTGCAGTGGGCAAAACTTCAATAAAAACGCAGATAGAAGTAACGGCTCTAAGACTAAACAAAGATGGCTTTCGCGAGTGCATACACGTTACAAGCGCGATCGCAACTTACGTAAGTGTCACAAAAGACGGGCATAAAAAGCCAATCGATGAAGAGTTAAAGAGGCTGCACGGGTTTTAA
- a CDS encoding tyrosine-type recombinase/integrase, translated as MFDTQKLIVKPAYNTLSVEFKKLQKKLGIKPQTLHVTRHTFASMLMNAQIRPTLVQNLLGHQDLSMTAHYTHFMQDEADKYNLETALKIS; from the coding sequence GTGTTTGATACACAAAAGCTGATCGTTAAGCCTGCATACAATACGCTTAGTGTTGAGTTTAAAAAACTTCAAAAGAAACTAGGTATTAAGCCTCAAACATTACACGTTACTCGCCATACATTTGCAAGCATGCTTATGAACGCTCAAATCCGCCCTACTTTAGTTCAAAATTTATTAGGGCATCAAGATTTATCTATGACGGCTCATTATACTCATTTTATGCAAGATGAAGCCGATAAATATAATCTTGAAACAGCCCTTAAAATATCTTAA
- a CDS encoding polyketide cyclase translates to MATCTTTSKINCDIKRVWQVVTSFKECVWRSDLKETKILDETHFVEISKNSRQTNFKITLCKPYERLELEIENESIKGSWIGNFKEENSQTILNFTENIKPKNIFLAPILYFYLKKQQNLYISDLKRALNC, encoded by the coding sequence ATGGCAACTTGCACTACCACCTCAAAGATAAACTGCGATATCAAAAGAGTTTGGCAAGTTGTCACCTCTTTTAAAGAGTGTGTGTGGCGCAGCGATCTAAAAGAGACTAAAATTTTAGATGAAACTCATTTTGTAGAAATTTCAAAAAACTCTCGCCAAACAAATTTTAAAATAACTCTTTGTAAACCCTACGAAAGGCTTGAGCTAGAGATAGAAAATGAGAGCATAAAGGGATCTTGGATAGGAAATTTCAAAGAAGAAAACTCACAAACTATCTTAAATTTCACAGAAAACATAAAGCCTAAAAATATCTTTCTAGCACCGATTTTATATTTTTATCTAAAAAAACAGCAAAATTTGTATATTTCAGACTTAAAAAGAGCTCTAAACTGCTAG
- a CDS encoding EI24 domain-containing protein: protein MIRNFNLAVKDFLTAKFLILSTLPLVLSIIILGALMIFGGKEIYTALSMGAASGDFSFLDESAHPYITAILSYGVTKWIVSALFYLTGTFFVLILSVFIALIVAGFLTPVVTDEINKRHYKLPKFENISLARSLKLMAIVIGKFSLLFLISLPLLFVPILNLFIINVPFFYLYYSLLFIDIGSNTLSKNRFEIALLDMGGYEYKFTALIFYLLCLIPLVGLFLQIFFVIYFSHFFFQKEQIHL, encoded by the coding sequence ATGATAAGAAATTTTAACCTCGCCGTTAAGGACTTTTTAACGGCTAAATTTCTTATCCTTTCGACCCTGCCGCTTGTGCTTAGCATTATCATTTTAGGTGCGCTTATGATATTTGGTGGCAAGGAAATTTACACAGCCTTAAGCATGGGTGCCGCAAGCGGGGATTTTAGCTTTTTAGACGAAAGTGCTCATCCTTATATCACCGCGATTTTATCATACGGCGTTACGAAGTGGATAGTTTCTGCTCTCTTTTATCTGACGGGTACATTTTTCGTGCTTATACTTTCGGTTTTTATAGCGCTCATCGTGGCAGGGTTTTTAACTCCGGTAGTAACTGACGAGATAAACAAAAGACACTACAAACTGCCCAAATTTGAAAACATATCGCTAGCCAGATCACTAAAACTTATGGCGATCGTAATAGGCAAATTTAGCCTGCTTTTTCTCATAAGCCTCCCGCTTTTATTTGTGCCGATCTTAAATTTATTCATCATAAACGTGCCGTTTTTTTATCTTTACTATTCGCTTTTATTTATCGATATCGGCTCAAATACTCTTAGTAAAAACCGCTTTGAGATAGCTCTGCTTGACATGGGTGGATATGAGTATAAATTTACCGCTCTTATATTTTATCTGCTTTGTTTGATACCGCTTGTCGGGCTATTTTTGCAAATTTTCTTTGTGATTTACTTTTCGCACTTTTTCTTTCAAAAAGAGCAAATTCATCTTTAA
- the dut gene encoding dUTPase, protein MNAQEMIAQMLNLQQILNDETNGTGWEEGVNKNGKLINWRRCIYMECAELIDSFAWKHWKDINAPTNKENLRVEVVDIWHFLMSLMLEQYKIKNLGGIAKLSEAICASSGFNEFCKDAYNIEDESIYEVINDIEMLIHKSSGFEFQLFDLLKVYFAMSLKCGVNLHSLYECYIGKNVLNRFRQNNGYKDGTYKKVWNGKEDNVVMSEILKLNLNGVEEIYSYLESEYKKVK, encoded by the coding sequence ATGAACGCACAAGAGATGATAGCGCAAATGCTAAATTTGCAGCAAATTTTAAACGACGAAACTAACGGCACAGGCTGGGAAGAGGGTGTAAATAAAAACGGCAAGCTGATAAACTGGAGACGCTGCATATATATGGAGTGCGCTGAGCTCATAGATAGCTTTGCTTGGAAGCATTGGAAAGACATAAACGCACCTACAAACAAAGAAAATTTACGCGTTGAAGTGGTTGATATATGGCACTTTTTGATGAGTCTTATGCTTGAGCAGTACAAGATAAAAAACCTAGGCGGTATAGCAAAACTAAGCGAAGCAATATGCGCTTCAAGCGGGTTTAACGAATTTTGCAAAGACGCTTACAATATCGAAGACGAGAGCATTTACGAAGTGATAAACGATATAGAGATGCTTATACACAAATCAAGCGGTTTTGAGTTTCAGCTTTTTGATCTGCTTAAAGTGTATTTTGCGATGAGCCTAAAATGTGGCGTAAATTTACACTCTTTATATGAGTGCTATATCGGTAAAAACGTGCTAAACCGCTTCCGCCAAAACAACGGCTACAAAGACGGCACTTATAAAAAAGTCTGGAACGGCAAGGAAGATAATGTCGTCATGAGCGAAATTTTAAAGCTAAATTTAAACGGCGTTGAAGAGATATACAGCTATCTTGAAAGCGAGTATAAAAAAGTAAAATGA
- a CDS encoding ATP/GTP-binding protein, with amino-acid sequence MHISSNYANFNNFDFSFKTSSGDEIKFSMYDNKSLEYASSRSSNTQSRSLTLTHEYGYNFSYVGNGLDENDKKELAKALESIAPSIDEFMKNVKAGETPAFAKLTNLANSLKKELPTIKDMNHKNFVREGTLKLFDELLKQNKADLNVLENSKKLFDSLIEQLDSFKLYV; translated from the coding sequence ATGCATATTAGCTCAAACTACGCAAATTTCAACAACTTTGACTTCAGCTTTAAAACTAGCAGCGGAGATGAGATCAAATTTTCAATGTATGATAACAAAAGCCTTGAGTACGCAAGCTCTCGCTCCTCAAACACGCAAAGCCGCTCTTTAACGCTAACGCACGAGTACGGATACAACTTTTCTTATGTCGGAAACGGGCTTGATGAAAATGATAAAAAAGAGCTTGCCAAAGCCCTTGAAAGCATAGCTCCTAGCATAGATGAGTTTATGAAAAATGTAAAAGCGGGCGAAACTCCTGCGTTTGCTAAGCTTACAAATCTCGCAAATAGCCTGAAAAAAGAGCTTCCTACCATCAAAGACATGAATCACAAAAATTTCGTTAGAGAAGGCACTTTAAAGCTGTTTGACGAACTGCTTAAACAAAATAAAGCCGATTTGAACGTGCTTGAAAACTCTAAAAAGCTGTTTGATAGCCTTATAGAGCAGCTTGATAGCTTCAAACTATACGTTTAA
- a CDS encoding tetratricopeptide repeat protein, with product MKRLFITTIYMIIPCFLHSELYASENKQLNTSQEITTSSNDMSLYESEKNADMKTDQSKVIAQTERFEKDCNKGIGIACYNLGNLYYSGQGAKQDLEMAADLYKKACDGGNFDGCYNLAYLYYSGQGVKQDLEMAADLYKKACDGGNKDACQNFNYLYGIIHNLNNDHNTSADLYKKACDEGDMDGCYHLGNAYYIGQGVKQDLEMAADLYKKACYGGNFDGCYNLAYLYYSGQGVKQDLEMAADLYKKACYGSNTDGCNGLGNAYYSGQGVKQDLEMAADLYKKACDLGNMISCYNLAYLYYSGQGVKQDLEMATDLYKKACDGGIGEDCNTH from the coding sequence ATGAAAAGACTTTTTATTACAACCATTTATATGATTATTCCTTGTTTTTTGCATAGCGAGTTATATGCATCAGAAAATAAACAATTAAACACGAGTCAAGAGATTACAACAAGTTCAAATGATATGTCTTTGTATGAATCTGAAAAAAATGCCGATATGAAAACAGATCAAAGTAAAGTCATTGCGCAAACAGAGAGGTTCGAAAAAGATTGCAATAAAGGTATTGGTATTGCTTGTTATAATCTTGGAAATTTATATTATAGTGGGCAAGGTGCAAAACAAGATTTGGAGATGGCAGCTGATCTTTATAAAAAAGCTTGTGATGGCGGAAATTTTGATGGATGCTATAATCTTGCTTATTTATACTATAGTGGTCAAGGTGTAAAACAAGATTTGGAGATGGCAGCTGATCTTTATAAAAAAGCTTGTGATGGCGGAAATAAGGATGCTTGTCAAAATTTTAATTATTTATATGGCATTATACATAATCTAAATAATGACCACAATACATCAGCTGATCTTTATAAAAAAGCTTGTGATGAAGGGGATATGGATGGATGCTATCATCTTGGCAATGCATACTACATTGGACAGGGTGTAAAACAAGATTTGGAGATGGCAGCTGATCTTTATAAAAAAGCTTGCTATGGCGGAAATTTTGATGGATGCTATAATCTTGCTTATTTATACTATAGTGGGCAAGGTGTAAAACAAGATTTGGAGATGGCAGCTGATCTTTATAAAAAAGCTTGCTATGGAAGCAATACTGATGGTTGTAATGGCCTTGGAAATGCATACTATAGTGGGCAAGGTGTAAAACAAGATTTGGAGATGGCAGCTGATCTTTATAAAAAAGCTTGTGACTTAGGAAATATGATTTCTTGTTACAATCTTGCTTATTTATACTATAGTGGGCAAGGTGTAAAACAAGATTTGGAGATGGCAACTGATCTTTATAAAAAAGCTTGTGATGGAGGTATAGGAGAGGATTGCAATACTCATTAA